The proteins below come from a single Psychrobacter sp. FDAARGOS_221 genomic window:
- the cobS gene encoding adenosylcobinamide-GDP ribazoletransferase, with protein MSSTSPHPKRSVIESIKTEWRLLLVAIQFLTRIPVTLNSYQPNWLHQSSRHFPGVGLIVGMLCAAVFALVSYFFNPLVAAIASTAFGIKLTGAFHEDGLADTCDGLGGGLTRERTLIIMKDSRIGTYGSLGLVCALLLKVSLLASMPTSVALAALIVAHSVSRWMSTSLIVALPYGGEIEHAKAKPMAQQMSSKQWFASGLWLIAVAMVLVVVLPDGLWQISLGQWLLAITFVAIAMAHMYRLLKRRLQGYTGDGLGATQQITEIAIYAGLAATINF; from the coding sequence ATGTCATCAACATCCCCACATCCTAAGCGCTCAGTAATAGAGAGCATCAAAACTGAATGGCGATTGTTATTGGTCGCCATTCAGTTTTTAACCCGAATTCCGGTCACCTTAAACAGCTATCAGCCCAATTGGCTCCATCAAAGCAGTCGTCATTTTCCAGGCGTTGGGTTAATCGTCGGGATGCTGTGTGCGGCTGTTTTTGCTTTGGTCAGCTACTTTTTTAACCCTTTGGTAGCAGCCATTGCCAGTACCGCTTTTGGTATTAAGTTAACCGGTGCTTTCCATGAAGATGGGTTAGCCGATACCTGTGATGGTCTTGGCGGCGGCTTAACCCGTGAGCGTACGTTAATCATTATGAAAGATTCGCGTATTGGTACTTATGGGAGCCTTGGCTTGGTATGCGCTTTGCTATTAAAGGTAAGTTTGCTGGCATCAATGCCAACGTCTGTCGCACTGGCTGCCTTAATTGTGGCACACAGTGTGTCACGATGGATGTCTACCAGCTTAATTGTAGCATTGCCCTATGGCGGTGAAATTGAACATGCCAAAGCCAAACCAATGGCGCAACAAATGTCTAGCAAACAATGGTTTGCTAGTGGCTTATGGCTGATTGCGGTGGCTATGGTCTTAGTGGTAGTGCTACCTGATGGCTTATGGCAAATTAGCTTGGGGCAATGGCTACTGGCTATAACATTTGTAGCTATTGCCATGGCTCATATGTATCGTCTATTAAAACGCCGCTTGCAGGGTTATACCGGTGATGGATTGGGTGCCACGCAGCAGATTACTGAAATTGCCATTTATGCCGGTTTAGCAGCGACTATTAACTTTTAG
- a CDS encoding histidine phosphatase family protein, with translation MLKLYIWRHPKPSAVRGLCFGQLDVAVDRRKVKRLANQIDRYVKKHKLPKVIWVSHLQRSKQVGEVLAARGYQCLVDPQLAESYFGAWEGKPWTQISKAEVDAWCNNFAHFAPEGGESLTQLFARVAAWINKQQTNQTLQTATHNSHTPSHHTPSHHDIHSNKTLSLASVSEEEARTILVVGHAGWITTATLIAKQIPVPEKAIDWPMPAKYQELRVLSYPNLVDDYK, from the coding sequence ATGTTGAAGTTGTATATTTGGCGTCATCCAAAGCCCAGTGCAGTGCGTGGGCTGTGCTTTGGTCAGCTTGATGTTGCGGTAGATAGGCGCAAGGTGAAGCGTTTGGCCAACCAAATAGACCGTTATGTCAAAAAACATAAGTTGCCTAAAGTCATTTGGGTCAGTCATTTACAGCGTTCAAAACAAGTGGGTGAGGTGTTGGCAGCACGAGGCTATCAATGCTTGGTTGATCCACAATTAGCAGAAAGCTATTTTGGTGCTTGGGAGGGCAAACCTTGGACTCAAATTAGCAAGGCTGAAGTAGATGCCTGGTGCAATAACTTTGCGCATTTTGCACCAGAAGGCGGTGAGAGTTTAACGCAACTATTTGCACGAGTGGCCGCATGGATTAACAAGCAGCAGACTAATCAGACATTACAAACCGCTACCCATAATAGTCATACACCAAGCCATCATACACCAAGCCATCATGACATACACAGCAATAAGACATTAAGTCTGGCATCAGTGAGCGAAGAAGAAGCTAGAACTATATTAGTAGTGGGTCACGCCGGCTGGATCACCACAGCAACTCTGATTGCAAAACAAATTCCGGTACCAGAAAAGGCCATAGACTGGCCAATGCCTGCTAAATACCAAGAGCTGAGGGTATTATCCTATCCAAATTTGGTTGATGATTATAAATAG
- a CDS encoding YhgN family NAAT transporter — MEIYAAALTLFLIMDPLGNIPIFLAVLDKVPEERRKFIIVRELLIALALMVLFLFAGGSILHTLGLSTEAVAIGGGLVMMIIAIRMIFPTRGGVMADDDDDDGEPFIVPLAVPLIAGPSILATLILLTEKNPESIPKSLAALLLAWFVSSVILFFSTKLYKILGHRGLKAVERLMGMILISISVQMLLNGFASFMN; from the coding sequence ATGGAGATTTACGCCGCAGCACTGACTTTGTTTTTAATTATGGATCCTTTGGGTAATATTCCCATATTTTTGGCAGTATTGGACAAAGTCCCTGAAGAAAGGCGCAAGTTTATTATTGTCAGAGAGCTGTTGATTGCGTTAGCGTTAATGGTACTGTTCTTATTTGCCGGTGGTAGTATCTTACACACCTTAGGCTTGAGCACAGAAGCTGTCGCTATTGGTGGTGGTCTGGTTATGATGATTATCGCCATCCGTATGATTTTCCCAACCCGAGGCGGGGTGATGGCCGATGACGATGATGATGATGGGGAACCATTTATTGTACCGTTAGCGGTGCCTTTAATTGCAGGCCCTTCGATTTTAGCAACCTTAATTTTGCTGACTGAAAAAAATCCAGAGAGTATCCCCAAGTCATTGGCTGCTTTGTTGCTGGCGTGGTTTGTATCCTCAGTTATTTTATTCTTCTCAACTAAGCTTTATAAAATATTGGGTCATCGTGGACTTAAAGCGGTTGAGCGCTTAATGGGTATGATTCTAATCTCCATTTCGGTGCAAATGCTATTAAATGGTTTCGCATCATTTATGAACTAG